The genomic DNA GTCTTCCACCAGAATTGGATAGGTGAACAACTGATCACCTCCAGCCGGTGGCCCGCCAACCAGACCGCCCACAGCTACGGAGTTCTGACTTTTAACGGCACTCACCACCTGGTCTGCGGTGAGCTGGTTCGCGGTCAACTTGGATGGATCGACAAATAGCCAGAAAGCCGGGTTACTGCCACCAAAAAGAGTGGCCTGGGCGACTCCAGGTATGCGCTCCAATTGATAGAAAAGCTGCTCATAAATCAAACCATTGATGTATGGCGCGTCGTACTGGCCCTTTGTTGATGAGACCTGATACGCCAACAGAATCGAAGGGGTGGTTTGAATAACAGATACACCTGTGGCTTTTACCTGGTCGGGGAGCTGGGGGTTAGCCAATGAGACCCGATTTTGAACATTGACCTGGTCAATATTGATATCTGTTCCCTCGTCAAAAAATACATTGACCGTGCTTTGGCCCGTGTTTGTTGTAAGGGAGGAGATATATGCGGCCCCAGGCACTCCATTTATTTGCTGCTCCAGCACATTGGTGACTGCCTGTTCCGTAACCAGGGAGTTGGCACCTCCATAGTTTGCAGCCACCTGGATTTGGGGTGGAGCAATATTTGGCAGGTTTTCGATCGGCAAGGTGGGAATGGCGATCAAGCCCACCAAAATGATCAAGATGCTGCAGACCGTAGTTAGAACCGGTCTCTTGATGAAATTATCGGAGAGTGACATGTCCTAGCTCAGTTACTTCCATTGGCTATGGATACAGGCATCCCGGAGCGCAGCAGGGCAGTGTTACTAACCACCACTCGATCACCAGCCTTGAGCCCGGAAATCAAGGGATAGCGGTTCTTTTCCAGGGTTCCCAAGCGAACAGGCATTTGCACCACGATCGGGGTTTTAGGAGGAAGCTTTTCCAATTTTTCCTTACTTGCCAAAGGTATCTGGCTAGAGGTTCGAATCTTGAGAAGTACCTGACTAAGATTAAAAATTTGATAAACAAAAGGTTGCTGGGCCTGCATCATCACAGCCTGCACCGGCACCGAGAGCTGGGTACTTACCCCGGTAATTATGCGATTACGTACGTATTGCCCAGTTTTAAGCTTGCCGGAGAGGTTAGGGAAAGCAGCTTTTACCAAAACCGTGTTTGGAGAAGAAGTACTACCGCTAACGCCAAAATAGGGAGATATGAAAACCACCTTACCGAATCCCTTAAAGAGAGGATTTCCCTGCGTAACCAGCTCAACCGGCTGGCCCAATTCAACCCGAGAGGCCTGGGTGGCCGGCACGTCCATCAAGGTCCATAGAGAAGAGTTATCAACAATCCCCGTAATTGCCTGGCCCTGGCGCACATAGTCCCCCAGCTTGACCGAATCAAGATCACCAACTACGCCACTAATGGGGGCCGTGACGTACTTGTAGCCCAAGGTGGCTGCGCTGGCACGCACCTGGTCGCTACTTTGAATCGACTGGGTAACGTAGTAATCCCGATCGCGGGTGGAAACTGCGCCCTGCTCATTTAGAAAGATATATCGCTCAGCATTAACTCTGTCTTTGCGGGCAGCAGCAACACTAGAATTTAGCTCTGCTTTTTGTTGAACATTATCTAAAACAATTATCGGCTGACCGGCCTTAACCATTTGACCCTGCTTCGCCAGTATCTTTACCACTCGCCCATCAACTTCGGGCCTCAAAGCCACATCGGTGGTGGAAGCCAGCTGGCTAATCACCTCAATACTCGGGCTGAAGCTGGCATCCCCAATGGTTTGCACCTGCACCACCAGCGGCGGCCTAGGTGGGGGCGCAGACGAGCAGCCAGCCAAGGCCAGGGAACCCAAAAAAGGCAGCAACAGCAACTGCAATTTGGGGGTCACGGGGCTGGGCACAAAAGAAGAACAGCTTGGCGAAAGCTAACGGACCCGGCCGACTTTGACAGCGGAGCCATGCCGCAAATTCAATAGGCCGGCGCTGACCACCCGTTGACCTGGTTGCAGGCCCCGGATCACCGGATAGGAAGTGCCCTGCAACGGGCCCAACTGCACGGGGGTTTGAAGTGCGAATTGGCTGCCGGGTGGCAGGGAAGCCGTCGCCTCAGGCCTGCCACGGCCAGGGCGCCGCTCCAAATCGGCGCGGCTACCCAGCACATAAACAAAGCTCTGACCAGCCATTTGACTTACCGCCGTAAATGGCACGGCCAGGGCCCCGTAGCTGCCCAGTTCCAGCTGGGTGCGCAGCCGCAGACCGTTGCGCAGGGAAGGGTTGCCATTGGCAAAGGAGGCCTTGACCAGCAGCGATTGGCTGCCCACGTTGACCCCAGGATCCACAGAATTAACCACCCCAACCTCAATCGGGCGCTGGTTGATCGGATCAAGCAGTCGCACCGTTAGTCCTGGCTTCAGCCGATCGGCGTAGATCGCCGGCACATCGATGCGGGCCAGGAGGCGGCCGCTGCCCACCATCTTGGTCAGGGGGCTACCCGCCTGAATCACGTCGCCGGCCTTGACCACAAGGTCAGCCACCGTGCCACTGATGGGGGCACGCAGCTGCCTGAAGGCGAGATCCGCCTGGCGAGCAGTGAGCGCTTCACGGGCGGCTATGTACGACTGGCGGGCCTCGTCTCTCTGCAGGGAACTGGCCGCACCCTGCTTAACCAGATAGGCGTAGCGCTCGTAATTGAGCTTGCTGGTTTGCATCTGGCCGCGCAGGCTGGCCACCTCAGCCCGCAGCTGGGTCTGGTCGAGCACCAGCAACAACTGGCCCTGGCGAACCGCATCCCCCTGGCGAACAAGCAACTGCAAAATCCGGCCGCTGGCCTGGGCCGCCAATTGCACCTCCTGGGCCGCCTCCAGGGTGCTGATTGTGTCGACCAGGTCGCTGAATCGGGTCAGGGCCACCGGCTGGGCCTGCACGGTCGGCAAGCGTTTGGCAGCGGGATCCGACGATTGGCAGGCGCCCAAAGTAAGGGCCGCCATAAGCAAACATGGCGCAGCGAGCTGGCGTAATGGGGCCACGGGAGTAAGGAGGGCAGCCATGGCCGGAGCGTATCGCCAAGGGGCCGATGATGGCGGTGTTGGCAAGCGCCATGGCGCAACCTTGAGCGACCTCTTTGGGCACCAACGCGAAGTCACCTTGGCCAAGGTCGCCCCCCTGGCCGATCGCTTGCGCCCCAAAACCCTCGACGACTTCGTTGGCCAGGAGGGGATCCTGGGGGAGGGGCGCCTGCTGCGCCGGGCAATAAGCGCCGATCGGGTCGGCAACCTGATCCTGCATGGCCCGCCGGGGGTGGGCAAAACCACCCTGGCCAGGATCATCGCCGGCACCAGTCGGGCCCATTTCAGCAGCCTCAACGCCGTACTTGCGGGAGTGAAGGATCTACGCCTGGAGGTGGATGCGGCCAAGGAGCGGTTGGAGCGCCATGGCCTGCGCACCACCCTTTTCATCGATGAGGTGCACAGGTTCAACAGTGTCCAACAGGACGCCCTCCTCCCCTGGGTGGAGAACGGCACCCTCACCCTGATCGGCGCCACCACTGAAAATCCTTTTTTCGAGGTCAACAAGGCGTTAGTGAGTCGCTCACGCCTATTTCGGCTCCAACCCCTCGAGCGCCCCCACCTGCTGCAGTTGCTGCAGCGGGCCATCCGGGACCCGGAAGTGGGTTACGGCAACAGGGCAGTGGTGATTAGCGAAGAGGCCGCAGCCCACCTGCTGGATGTGGCCGGTGGCGATGCCCGCAGCCTGTTAAACGCCCTGGAATTGGCCGTGGAGACCACCACCCCAGACAGCGAAGGGGTGATTGCAATTGATTTGGCCATCGCTGAGGAATCGATCCAGCAGCGGGCCGTTCTCTACGACAAACAGGGCGACGCCCACTTCGACACGATCAGCGCCTTCATCAAATCCCTGCGCGGCAGTGATCCCGATGCCGCCCTCTTCTGGTTAGCTCGCATGGTGGAGGCGGGTGAAAATCCCCGCTTCATCTTTCGGCGCATGCTGATCTCCGCCGGCGAAGACATCGGCCTGGCCGATCCCCAGGCGATTGTGGTGGTGGAAGCCTGCGCCGCGGCCTTTGAGCGGGTGGGTCTGCCTGAGGGCCTCTACCCCCTGGCCCAAGCAACGCTTTACCTTGCCGGCGCAGAAAAAAGCAACAGCCTGCTGGGCTTTTTTGATGCCCTCAAGAGCGTCAAGGCCACCTCCAAACAGCAGGTGCCAGCCCACCTGCGGGATGCCAATCGCGATGGCCAGGCCTTCGGCGATGGGGTGGGCTACCGCTACCCCCATGCCTACGCCGAGCACTGGGTGGCCCAGCAATACCTTCCCAAGGGCCTGCAGGGGGAGGTTTTCTGGCAGCCGGGCCAGCTGGGATGGGAAGGCCAGCAACGCCAGCGCCTTCAACAGCGTCGTGCCGCCCAGTTGGCTGCGGCCGCCGAAACTGCCGCCGACCAGGGCGATGTGCTGAGTAGCGGCCCGGCCGACCCCCATTTGGAGCGCTGGCTCCAACGCCAGGCCGCCGCCGAGGGCCAGCGCCTGGACCTACTGCGCCGCCGGCTTTGGCAGGGAGCCCAATGGCAACGCCACGATCGGGTGTTGATCCTGGAAGCCCAGTCGTTGCTGTGGGCCCTTGATCCGATGGAAGCCACGCCGGAGGGGCAGGTGGTGATCACTGTTGGCGATAGCGCCTGCCAGGAGCGCCTAGGGGCCCAACTACAACTGCTCGACAGCCTGCGCAGGCCCGAGGTGCTGGTCTGCCCTTACGACGACCCTGCCAGCCTGGCCCGCCAACTTGACCAGAACAACACCGACCCAAAGCAGCCTCGCTTTGAGTGGATTGCGGCCCGCCAGCCCTGGCGCCAACTGGGACAAGACCCCCTGGGACAAGACCAACTAGTTGCCTGGCTGGCAAGCCTGCAGGCCCAGATCGTGCCCAAGGGCCAATGGCGCCTGCTTTTCAGCCACCCCCAGATCGGACCCGCTGCCGGCCTGCTGGCCCTGGAAAGGGAATCGGGCCAATCAAAATCAGGACAGGCCAAATCAAGACAGGCCCTAGAAGAGCTGGCCCGCCATGAGGGGGCCATGTTGCAGGCAGCCCAGGCCCCCCATCTCCGCGCCGCCGAATGGTTGCGCAAAAGGGGCTGGCAGGTCAGTGAGCAGGGCTGGCAGGAAAGCCTCAAGCTGGAGATCGGCCAAGGGCACCTGCAGCGCTGGCTTGCCCCCGGCAGCTCCTATCGCAGCCAAATGGAGGCCTTCCTCGGGTCAGAGATTCCCAGCCAGCAGCTCAAGCAACTGGAAGCGGGCCTGGGCGCCAGGCTTCAGCAAACGATCCCCCAACAGCTAAACCACACCCTGCTGATTGCTAACTAGCGGCCCATGGCCCCCACCTGCAAAGAGGCCATCAAAAAGGCCAAATGGGCCAACACCGAATCACCGCACTGATCTGGGCAGACCGGGTCCGCTGTCTCCCTGCGGGCCCCGGCAGCCCTTTCAGGCAACTGGAAGCGCACCGGCAAGCCCGCCACCACCCCAGCCGCCGAAAGGGCGTCCTGGCGAGATGCTTTCAAAATTGCCGCGCGCAGGCCAAGGCTTTTGAGGTTGGTGTTCAACCAAGGCGACCAACCCTGCACCTGCCTTTCAATCAGGCTGCGGCCAGAGGGCGAATCCAGAAATGCCGATACCTTTTCCACCCGCACCGAATAGACCTTGAGAAGGGCTGATCGGAGCTCGGCGGGGCTGTATTCCGTGCGATCTAGATCCTCAAGTAGGCGCCTATTGGTGACGGTTTTTTGACGCAGAAAACCAGTGAGCGCAGACCGGTCGTCGCTGGCCCCTGCAGTGGCACCAGTTACCGCCAAAGAGGGTGCAGGGGCCAGGCCTGCCCAGGCCAGCCATATCGCCCCAAATGCCCCTAGCCAAGCGCGGGAACCGCTGGCCGTCAGCCCCCTTCGCACCATGGCGCTTGCCCTGCTTTAGGGGCCAAGGATAGGGGCCAGGGCTGGCGTCACCGCCGCCCAGAGCCAGCCGTTTTGCAGTCCCATGCGCGGACTCAGGGTCAGGCCCTCAACTCGGTGATGGAGCTGGCATTGCCGGTGATCAAAACACCAATGGGCCAGCTCCTCTGCCAGGGAACGGCGCCGCCACTTAATCGCCGCCTCCTTGGCTACCCAACTGGTCAATACCGCCAACCGCAGCGCATCCCCCCCCAGCCCCCGCAGCTGGGCAGCCTCCTCTTTTGGATAGAACCTCTCCAACAGGGCCACCGCATCGAGGCGGCGGTCGGCCCGCTCGAGGTCCACACCAATCGGCTCGGGGCAATAGCCAATCAAAAGCCCATCGCCGCTGTGGCTCAAGCTCACCCAACCGCAGCCCTCCAGGAGCTGGGGCGCCTCACCGGGGGGGCTGTGCAGGGGCACCTGGGCGGGATCGCATCCCAACAGAGGAGCTAGCTGCTGGCGGACGGCCGCACGGCTCTGCCAATAGCGCCGCTGGCCGGGCGGGGCCAATCGACCACCCCAGGCCAATTCCTGGCTGGAGAGAATCGCCGCATCCACCTCCCCAAGGGGTTGGAGCCACAACCTCGGCCCAGGCTCCAGGATCGGTCGCCGCAACGCTTCCAAGGGGACCCCTAGGCTCCAGCCATTGTTGCCCCCTGCAGAAATGACCCTAAAAATCGGTGATCCGGCACCCGATTTCAGCCTGCCCAACCAGGAAGGCAGCCCTGTCAGCCTCAAGGACCTCCGGGGCCAGAGGGTGGTGATTTATTTCTATCCCAAGGACGACACCCCCGGCTGCACCAAGGAAGCCTGCAATTTCCGGGACCAGTGGGCGATCTTCCAACAGCAGGGCATCCAGGTGCTGGGCATCAGCAAGGACGGGGCCGCCAGCCACGGCAAATTTGTGGTCAAATACAACCTCCCCTTCACCCTGCTCACTGACGCCGAGCCCTGCCCGGTGGCCGAGGCCTACGAAAGCTATGGGCTCAAAAAATTCATGGGCCGCGAATACATGGGCATGATGCGCCACACCTTTGTGGTGGATGCCGAGGGCAAGCTTGAGCTGATCTACCTGAAGGTGAAGGCCGAAGAAATGGCCGACCAAATCATCGGCGATCTGGGCCTGGCCTAAGGGCAGCAAGGGCCTCTAGGGCCAGGTTGGGGGCCAGCCTGAGGCCAGCTGCCAGGGGCAAATTAGGTGCCAGGGTTTCACCCAGCAAAGATCGAACCAGGGGCTCCAACTCAGCCCCGTCGCCCCCCGTTAGCCAAAGCTGCAGTTCGAGCTGGCCAAGCCTGGCCTGGCTGGCTGCCGCCTCTATGGCTGCCGCCGAAATCGCCGCGGCCATGCCCCAGAGCACACCAGCTCGGAGTGCGGGCTCCGTCGATCGGGGCCAGCTCGACTCGGGATCCAGCAAGTTCAGGGCCGGTTCAGCATTGACCAGGGGCAACTGATCTGTGGCCGCCGCCAAACTGCGCCACTGCAGCTGGGCACCGGCCTGAAGCCTGCCGCCCGCAAAGTTGCCGTCGGCTCCAACCCGCGTGAGGCTCAGGGCCGTGCCCGCATCAGCCACTAACACCGGCCGGCCTGGGCTTTGGCGCCAGGCCTGCCAGCCCACCAGGGCCCTATCCACCCCAAGCCAGGGCGGTGCCTGGCCCAGGGGCACGTCTTCAAGCCTGAGCCGCAGGGCCGGATCCAGATCGAGCGCTTGGCCCTGGATTTGATCTGGAACAGGGCCCACGGCGGCCCAGGCCACCAAGGGATCCAGCGGTGCTTCAGGAGCTCCATGGCCACAGCGCAGGTCGCCGGGCCTACCTAGCGCCCAATGCCAGCGACTGTTACCTATTAGTAGCCAGCGCCCGGCGCCCGTAGCCACCTTCAGATTCCTTCGCCCATCACACCGGGCAAGTGAATCCCGCATTCCTGTTTAAGGCCACCAAAACGGGTCGCCCTGCCACTGAGCTCCGCGCCATCGGGCGCACTGGAATGCCAATCACCCACGGTGGAGTAACCCTGCTCAAACAGGGGGTGCTGGGGCAGGCCATTTTCCTGCATGTAATAGAAAACATCCCGCTTGCTCCAGCTCAGCAGGGGCCGCAGCGACCAGCGCTCTCGCACCGGATCCAGAACCTGCATCGCATTGCGGTGATCGGTTTGGCGGCCACGCACGCCACTCGCCCAACAGGTAACTGCCAGGGCGTCGAGGGCCTGATCTAGGGGGTCAACCTTGCGAATGCGGTGATAGATGTTGAGATCCTCCACGGTTTCGGTTTGCCAGAGCCGACCATGCAGGGCCTCCATCCGGGCTGGGCTCATCACGGCCTGGGCCACATACAACTTCAGCTCCAGCTGCTGGCAAAGCTGCTCGGCGTATTGGTAGGTCTCGGGTGGCAGATAGCCGGTGTCAACCCAGATCACCTGTACTTGCTTGCCGGATGTCTGCGCCAGGCCGCTGACCATATGCAGCAACACAGCCGCCTGGATGCCAAAGCTGGTGGTGAGGGCAAAGCCATCGCCAAAGGTGGCCTGGGCCCAGACCAGGCGCTCCTGGGCGCCCAGGGGTTCCAGCCGGGTGCGTGCCTCCTCCAGATCGATCTGCCGACCTTGGCAATCAGAGGGATATCTGGGGGCTGGAACAGACACCATCAATCCATCATCCCTTGCCGCCCTGGCTCGTGGTTAGGGTTCAACCCGATGCACCGTAAAAGCCAGCGATGACAGCCGCACCGGTGGTGATTGTGGGCGGTGGCTTCGGGGGGCTTTACACGGCCTTGGCCCTGGCAGCCCGCCGCGGCCATCCCCCAATCCTGCTGATTGAACCCAACGAGCGTTTTCTGTTTTTACCCCTGCTCTACGAACTGCTGAGCGGCGAGGTCCAGAGCTGGGAAATAGCCCCCCGCTACGACACCCTGCTGGCCGGCAAGGGGGTGGCCTGGCTCAAGGACCGGGTCAGTCGGATCGATGGCAATCTGCACACAGTGGAGACAGCCTCGGGGCAAAAACTGCCCTACAGCCGCTTGGTGATTGCCACCGGAGCCCGGGTCAACAGCTTTGGCATTCCCGGCGTGGAAGAGCATTGTTTGGGCTTCCGCAGCCTGGCGGATGTGGAGCAGCTCCAGGCCCTAGTGGCCCAGCTGCGGCGGACTCAAAGGCCCCTCCAGCGGCTGGCGGTGGTGGGAGCCGGCGCCAGCGGCGTGGAATTGGCCTGCAAATTGGCCGACAGCCTGGCGGGCAGTGCCGCAGTGGAACTAATTGAGCAAGGTGAAACCTTGCTAACTGCGGCCAAATCCTTCAATCGAGAACAGGCCAACTTGGCCCTAGTGCGCAAAGACGTGCGCCTGCGCCTACGCACCCAGGTGGTGGGTGTGGCCGCAGGCCAGCTCAGCCTGCAAACCAGTGCAGCGGGGCAGGCAGGTGGCGCGGCAGGGCCGCTCTCCATTGAGAAACTGGCCGTAAACGGGGTGATCTGGACCGCCGGCCTCAAATTTGAGGCGCCCAGCATCGAGCCTCCGGCCGCCACAGATCGGAGGGGCCGCCTGCTTTGCCAGGCCGACCTCCAACTGCTGGGCCATCCGAATCTTTTTGCCCTGGGAGATATCGCCCAGGTGGAGGGGGATGAGCCCTTGGCTGCCACCGCCCAGGTGGCTTTCCAACAGGCAGAAAACCTGGCCGCAAATCTGCCAAAGTCGTTGGCGGGCGAAGCCCTAGAGCCTTTTCAATACAACGATCTCGGCGAAATGATGAGCCTCGGCGAAGGCGATGCTGCCCTCACCGGCGCAGGGCTCACCCTGGCCGGGCCGGCGGCCTTCCAATTGCGCCGGCTGGCCTACCTCTCCCGCCTACCCAGCAAGGGCCACCAACTCAGGGTGGCCACAGGCTGGCTGAGCAACACCAGCTGGCTGAGCAGTCTCAATTGGTTGGCCAAAAGCTGATGGGCCCACGCCCTGTCGCCGGCCTTCTGCTCGACGCCATGGGCACCTTGATCGGGCTGCGCCAGTCGGTTGGCAGCACCTATGCGGCGCTGGCTGAACGCCATGGCATCCAGGTGGATGCTGCCGCCATCGACCGGGTTTTCCCCCAGGTTTATGGGGCCGCACCTCCCTTGGCCTTTCCAGGCCTCGGCAGCGAAGAACTGGCGGCGGCGGAACTGGCCTGGTGGGGCGATCGCATTGAAGAAGCCCTAGGCCAGCCGGTCAGCGGCGAATTGAAACGGGAGCTGTTTGAGCATTTTGGCGAACCCGAGCAATGGCGGACCTATCCCGAGGTGGCAAGCCAATTGGAGAAATGGAAGGGCCGGGGCTTGAAATTGGCCGTTGTCAGCAATTTCGACCAGCGTCTCCATCGCCTACTCGAGGGCCTGGGCCTTAGCCAGTGGTTGGATGCGGTGGTGATCTCCAGTGCGGCAGGCGCCGCCAAGCCCGATCCGGCGCCCCTCCAGCAAGCCCTCAAACTTCTTGATCTGGCGGCCGACCAGGTGTGGCACGTGGGCGATAGTGCCGCCGACCAAGCCGCGGCAGCTGCTGCTGGCATTCGCTGTGTGCTGGTAAAACGCCCTTGAAACAAGGTGTGCTGGCTGGCCGCACCGCAGGCCTTCGGCCCTCCCAGCGGCGGCGGTTGGAGCGGCTATGCCATCGCCGTCATCCGGAGGACGGAATTGCCGAACTGCTTTGCCTGCAGCGCCTAGCCGCTGAAGCCCGGGAGCTGGAACTGCCGATCAGCCTGGTGATCGATGGGCGGGGCATCGGCCGGTTGATCTGGGTGGGCCCCCTTGAGCAATCCTCGCGCCTGCTCGACCACCTGGGCGGATCCAACCGCCGCCAAGGTTCCGAACTCCGGCTGGTGACCTGCTGCGGGCGCAGCAAGCAGCTCGAACCCGGCGACCAGGAAGGCGTGGTGGGGCTGGATATGGCCCCGAGGCTTTGGCTTCGCTACGGCGACAAACCAGGTTCGGGCGGCCAATGGCCAGCCCTACTG from Cyanobium sp. WAJ14-Wanaka includes the following:
- a CDS encoding efflux RND transporter periplasmic adaptor subunit: MAALLTPVAPLRQLAAPCLLMAALTLGACQSSDPAAKRLPTVQAQPVALTRFSDLVDTISTLEAAQEVQLAAQASGRILQLLVRQGDAVRQGQLLLVLDQTQLRAEVASLRGQMQTSKLNYERYAYLVKQGAASSLQRDEARQSYIAAREALTARQADLAFRQLRAPISGTVADLVVKAGDVIQAGSPLTKMVGSGRLLARIDVPAIYADRLKPGLTVRLLDPINQRPIEVGVVNSVDPGVNVGSQSLLVKASFANGNPSLRNGLRLRTQLELGSYGALAVPFTAVSQMAGQSFVYVLGSRADLERRPGRGRPEATASLPPGSQFALQTPVQLGPLQGTSYPVIRGLQPGQRVVSAGLLNLRHGSAVKVGRVR
- a CDS encoding NAD(P)/FAD-dependent oxidoreductase → MTAAPVVIVGGGFGGLYTALALAARRGHPPILLIEPNERFLFLPLLYELLSGEVQSWEIAPRYDTLLAGKGVAWLKDRVSRIDGNLHTVETASGQKLPYSRLVIATGARVNSFGIPGVEEHCLGFRSLADVEQLQALVAQLRRTQRPLQRLAVVGAGASGVELACKLADSLAGSAAVELIEQGETLLTAAKSFNREQANLALVRKDVRLRLRTQVVGVAAGQLSLQTSAAGQAGGAAGPLSIEKLAVNGVIWTAGLKFEAPSIEPPAATDRRGRLLCQADLQLLGHPNLFALGDIAQVEGDEPLAATAQVAFQQAENLAANLPKSLAGEALEPFQYNDLGEMMSLGEGDAALTGAGLTLAGPAAFQLRRLAYLSRLPSKGHQLRVATGWLSNTSWLSSLNWLAKS
- the bcp gene encoding thioredoxin-dependent thiol peroxidase, which translates into the protein MTLKIGDPAPDFSLPNQEGSPVSLKDLRGQRVVIYFYPKDDTPGCTKEACNFRDQWAIFQQQGIQVLGISKDGAASHGKFVVKYNLPFTLLTDAEPCPVAEAYESYGLKKFMGREYMGMMRHTFVVDAEGKLELIYLKVKAEEMADQIIGDLGLA
- a CDS encoding 4'-phosphopantetheinyl transferase superfamily protein; translation: MEALRRPILEPGPRLWLQPLGEVDAAILSSQELAWGGRLAPPGQRRYWQSRAAVRQQLAPLLGCDPAQVPLHSPPGEAPQLLEGCGWVSLSHSGDGLLIGYCPEPIGVDLERADRRLDAVALLERFYPKEEAAQLRGLGGDALRLAVLTSWVAKEAAIKWRRRSLAEELAHWCFDHRQCQLHHRVEGLTLSPRMGLQNGWLWAAVTPALAPILGP
- a CDS encoding AAA family ATPase, whose amino-acid sequence is MSDLFGHQREVTLAKVAPLADRLRPKTLDDFVGQEGILGEGRLLRRAISADRVGNLILHGPPGVGKTTLARIIAGTSRAHFSSLNAVLAGVKDLRLEVDAAKERLERHGLRTTLFIDEVHRFNSVQQDALLPWVENGTLTLIGATTENPFFEVNKALVSRSRLFRLQPLERPHLLQLLQRAIRDPEVGYGNRAVVISEEAAAHLLDVAGGDARSLLNALELAVETTTPDSEGVIAIDLAIAEESIQQRAVLYDKQGDAHFDTISAFIKSLRGSDPDAALFWLARMVEAGENPRFIFRRMLISAGEDIGLADPQAIVVVEACAAAFERVGLPEGLYPLAQATLYLAGAEKSNSLLGFFDALKSVKATSKQQVPAHLRDANRDGQAFGDGVGYRYPHAYAEHWVAQQYLPKGLQGEVFWQPGQLGWEGQQRQRLQQRRAAQLAAAAETAADQGDVLSSGPADPHLERWLQRQAAAEGQRLDLLRRRLWQGAQWQRHDRVLILEAQSLLWALDPMEATPEGQVVITVGDSACQERLGAQLQLLDSLRRPEVLVCPYDDPASLARQLDQNNTDPKQPRFEWIAARQPWRQLGQDPLGQDQLVAWLASLQAQIVPKGQWRLLFSHPQIGPAAGLLALERESGQSKSGQAKSRQALEELARHEGAMLQAAQAPHLRAAEWLRKRGWQVSEQGWQESLKLEIGQGHLQRWLAPGSSYRSQMEAFLGSEIPSQQLKQLEAGLGARLQQTIPQQLNHTLLIAN
- a CDS encoding HAD-IA family hydrolase, with translation MGPRPVAGLLLDAMGTLIGLRQSVGSTYAALAERHGIQVDAAAIDRVFPQVYGAAPPLAFPGLGSEELAAAELAWWGDRIEEALGQPVSGELKRELFEHFGEPEQWRTYPEVASQLEKWKGRGLKLAVVSNFDQRLHRLLEGLGLSQWLDAVVISSAAGAAKPDPAPLQQALKLLDLAADQVWHVGDSAADQAAAAAAGIRCVLVKRP
- a CDS encoding phosphoadenylyl-sulfate reductase gives rise to the protein MVSVPAPRYPSDCQGRQIDLEEARTRLEPLGAQERLVWAQATFGDGFALTTSFGIQAAVLLHMVSGLAQTSGKQVQVIWVDTGYLPPETYQYAEQLCQQLELKLYVAQAVMSPARMEALHGRLWQTETVEDLNIYHRIRKVDPLDQALDALAVTCWASGVRGRQTDHRNAMQVLDPVRERWSLRPLLSWSKRDVFYYMQENGLPQHPLFEQGYSTVGDWHSSAPDGAELSGRATRFGGLKQECGIHLPGVMGEGI
- a CDS encoding efflux RND transporter periplasmic adaptor subunit, with protein sequence MTPKLQLLLLPFLGSLALAGCSSAPPPRPPLVVQVQTIGDASFSPSIEVISQLASTTDVALRPEVDGRVVKILAKQGQMVKAGQPIIVLDNVQQKAELNSSVAAARKDRVNAERYIFLNEQGAVSTRDRDYYVTQSIQSSDQVRASAATLGYKYVTAPISGVVGDLDSVKLGDYVRQGQAITGIVDNSSLWTLMDVPATQASRVELGQPVELVTQGNPLFKGFGKVVFISPYFGVSGSTSSPNTVLVKAAFPNLSGKLKTGQYVRNRIITGVSTQLSVPVQAVMMQAQQPFVYQIFNLSQVLLKIRTSSQIPLASKEKLEKLPPKTPIVVQMPVRLGTLEKNRYPLISGLKAGDRVVVSNTALLRSGMPVSIANGSN
- a CDS encoding type III pantothenate kinase; the protein is MATGAGRWLLIGNSRWHWALGRPGDLRCGHGAPEAPLDPLVAWAAVGPVPDQIQGQALDLDPALRLRLEDVPLGQAPPWLGVDRALVGWQAWRQSPGRPVLVADAGTALSLTRVGADGNFAGGRLQAGAQLQWRSLAAATDQLPLVNAEPALNLLDPESSWPRSTEPALRAGVLWGMAAAISAAAIEAAASQARLGQLELQLWLTGGDGAELEPLVRSLLGETLAPNLPLAAGLRLAPNLALEALAALRPGPDRR